Proteins encoded in a region of the Ornithodoros turicata isolate Travis chromosome 3, ASM3712646v1, whole genome shotgun sequence genome:
- the LOC135387336 gene encoding endochitinase-like, which translates to MNLFLQLACAAVALANFAGNANAQAANITSDLPVVCYYYGWANTRPHPMNYEPEDLPGDLCSHVNFAFAGVDADTFELRSEVPQYEANRALFRKFTSIKAKYPHLKTVLSIGGWQHNLQSFSPMVSSQATRQRFIRSLSSWMDEYDFDGADMYWMYPAVSERGGAPTDRENYVQLLKEISEVFRKKNLLLTIEIPIIPEYLDPGYDVAELSKYVDWFNVHTFDLRGRWNGVTDVHSTLYSRSIDVGEFKTLNVKDGMEKLAARGAPKKKLLMGIPFLGRQFTLLDEAQHGLHAIINPGVTPNAGPFVRSSEVMGYYEICLLLRASWVREFDNDGKCPYAYQKNMWIGYDDIDSIDYKTMFLIEEGYGGMHVFNVDLDDFRGICGATNPLLKAINDRLRPSQNYVK; encoded by the exons GAAATGCTAATGCGCAAGCTGCGAACATAACGTCCGACCTGCCCGTCGTGTGCTACTACTATGGATGGGCCAATACGAGGCCTCACCCAATGAACTACGAACCGGAGGACCTTCCTGGAGATCTTTGCTCTCACGTCAACTTCGCCTTCGCCGGTGTCGATGCGGACACTTTTGAGCTCAGGAGCGAGGTACCACAGTACGAAGCTAACAGAG CCCTGTTCAGGAAATTCACTTCAATCAAGGCCAAGTACCCTCACTTAAAAACGGTGCTATCTATCGGTGGATGGCAACACAATCTCCAGAGTTTCTCACCCATGGTGAGCTCCCAGGCAACCCGACAGCGGTTCATTAGGAGCCTGTCCTCATGGATGGACGAATACGACTTTGACGGTGCTGATATGTACTGGATGTACCCGGCAGTCTCGGAAAGGGGAGGCGCACCGACAGATCGTGAGAATTACGTACAGCTTCTAAAG GAAATAAGTGAGGTCTTCAGGAAGAAAAACTTGCTGCTCACAATCGAGATCCCAATTATTCCAGAATACCTCGACCCGGGCTATGACGTTGCTGAGTTGTCGAA GTACGTCGACTGGTTCAATGTCCACACGTTCGATCTTCGAGGCCGCTGGAATGGAGTGACAGATGTGCATAGTACGCTATACTCGAGATCTATCGATGTCGGCGAATTCAAGACGTTGAATGTG AAAGATGGCATGGAGAAGCTTGCCGCTCGTGGAGCCCCGAAGAAGAAGCTGCTGATGGGAATACCGTTCCTTGGAAGACAGTTCACCCTTCTGGATGAAGCACAGCATGGACTCCATGCTATTATCAACCCAGGAGTCACTCCAAACGCGGGGCCTTTCGTTCGTAGCAGCGAAGTTATGGGTTACTATGAG ATATGCCTCCTGCTCCGAGCCTCGTGGGTCCGAGAGTtcgacaacgacggaaaatgtCCGTACGCGTATCAAAAAAATATGTGGATCGGTTACGACGACATTGACAGTATCGACTACAAG ACAATGTTCCTCATCGAAGAAGGCTATGGAGGTATGCATGTGTTCAACGTTGACCTGGACGACTTCCGAGGTATCTGTGGTGCCACCAACCCACTACTTAAGGCAATCAACGATCGCCTGCGTCCAAGTCAGAACTATGTGAAATAG